In Bacillales bacterium, a single window of DNA contains:
- the lgt gene encoding prolipoprotein diacylglyceryl transferase produces MYPVLFEVGGFPIRTFGLMVALAIVLAAGIGYYMARGTKYQKHVIDMLFLAIVCALVGARVWHVFFFQWDYYQHHLGEIIAIWNGGIAIQGGLVGGFFGAGIYCWRHKLNFWDFADLMAPAIIFGMGIGRIGCFLTAGDFGKPTGEEFGIIYPQGTVAYETYGDQPLWPARLWEGQMDFIIFGILMMMANRRWPRGFMFLSYNVMYSVGRFFLAYLRGDSSPVLFGLKASQLTSIAVVIASIVVFLFLLAKPKYRTDEA; encoded by the coding sequence ATGTATCCTGTATTGTTTGAAGTCGGTGGGTTTCCGATTCGTACGTTCGGTCTAATGGTGGCACTGGCCATCGTGTTGGCTGCAGGCATTGGCTATTATATGGCAAGAGGGACAAAGTATCAAAAACACGTCATCGACATGCTTTTTTTGGCGATCGTTTGCGCCTTGGTCGGCGCGCGCGTCTGGCATGTGTTTTTCTTTCAATGGGATTATTATCAGCATCACCTCGGGGAAATCATCGCCATCTGGAACGGGGGCATCGCGATTCAAGGCGGATTGGTCGGCGGATTTTTCGGTGCCGGCATTTATTGTTGGCGCCATAAACTAAATTTCTGGGATTTCGCGGATTTGATGGCCCCGGCGATCATTTTCGGAATGGGTATCGGCCGCATCGGTTGTTTTCTGACCGCAGGTGACTTCGGCAAACCGACCGGAGAAGAATTTGGCATCATTTATCCACAAGGAACGGTCGCTTACGAAACGTACGGGGATCAACCGTTGTGGCCGGCGCGATTGTGGGAAGGACAGATGGACTTTATCATTTTCGGCATCTTGATGATGATGGCGAACCGTCGTTGGCCGCGCGGCTTCATGTTTCTTTCTTATAATGTGATGTATTCGGTCGGCCGGTTTTTTCTCGCTTATTTGCGGGGTGATTCCTCTCCGGTCTTGTTTGGGCTGAAAGCAAGCCAATTAACGAGCATTGCCGTCGTCATTGCCAGCATAGTTGTTTTTCTATTTTTGCTTGCGAAACCGAAATACCGGACAGACGAAGCATGA
- a CDS encoding TIGR01777 family oxidoreductase has product MHIALTGGTGFIGSAITDRLIANGHKVSILTRAPYDQNSREGVKYVQWLTEDSCPEQVLADVDAIVNLAGESINRGRWTTSRKARILESRLKATDAVLHLIKHLHPQPRVLVNASAIGFYGTSEIQTFTEANESAADDFLASVVTQWETKAAQAEALGVRTVFARLGVVLGREGALPRIVLPYKLGIGGTIGTGRQWLSWVHVEDVARMLLFAIENGEIRGPLNVTAPEPVRMKPFGQAVGDVLHRPHWLPVPAFALRMGLGEMSDLILKGQRVLPEKALSHGFSFKFPDLHQALSSILSN; this is encoded by the coding sequence GTGCACATCGCCTTAACGGGAGGTACCGGTTTCATCGGATCAGCTATAACGGATCGACTCATCGCAAACGGCCATAAAGTATCGATTTTGACGAGAGCCCCCTATGACCAGAACTCAAGAGAAGGCGTAAAGTATGTCCAGTGGTTGACTGAAGACAGTTGCCCCGAACAAGTGCTGGCCGACGTGGATGCGATCGTCAATCTTGCCGGCGAATCGATTAACAGAGGTAGGTGGACGACAAGTCGAAAAGCCCGTATCCTCGAAAGCCGCCTAAAGGCGACCGATGCCGTATTGCATTTAATTAAACACCTTCATCCGCAACCGCGAGTACTCGTAAATGCTTCAGCAATCGGCTTTTACGGCACGTCCGAGATTCAAACGTTTACGGAGGCGAATGAAAGCGCCGCCGACGACTTCTTGGCAAGCGTCGTCACGCAATGGGAAACAAAAGCGGCACAAGCCGAAGCACTCGGCGTGCGCACCGTATTCGCCCGCCTCGGCGTCGTGCTCGGCCGCGAAGGCGCCCTGCCCCGCATCGTGCTGCCGTACAAGCTCGGCATCGGCGGCACGATCGGCACCGGCCGCCAATGGCTTTCCTGGGTGCATGTCGAAGACGTCGCCCGCATGCTCCTTTTCGCCATTGAAAATGGCGAAATCCGCGGTCCGCTGAACGTCACCGCCCCCGAGCCCGTCCGAATGAAACCATTCGGACAAGCCGTCGGCGACGTGCTGCACCGGCCGCACTGGCTCCCCGTGCCGGCATTCGCCTTGCGAATGGGTCTCGGCGAAATGAGCGACCTCATTTTGAAAGGACAGCGCGTCCTTCCGGAAAAGGCGCTGTCTCACGGTTTCTCCTTCAAGTTTCCTGATTTGCATCAAGCCCTCTCCTCGATTTTATCGAACTAA
- the resA gene encoding thiol-disulfide oxidoreductase ResA — translation MKNKKLRLWLRTGILLVFTATVVVTLFQAFNKNETVAQGQLAPNFVLENLDGEEIQLKDFRGKGVLLNFWGSWCEPCKEEMPFLNAVAQEDMEGIVILGINDNEPRYTVKQFVQRNHIQFPILLDIDQVVTSAYNIGPLPTTFFINADGEIVDKVVGQMPNPEFIKNKLKKIQP, via the coding sequence ATGAAAAATAAAAAATTGAGGCTGTGGTTGAGAACCGGCATTTTGCTTGTCTTTACAGCAACGGTTGTCGTCACGCTGTTCCAAGCTTTCAATAAAAACGAGACGGTTGCCCAAGGACAACTCGCCCCAAATTTTGTTTTGGAAAACCTTGACGGTGAGGAAATCCAATTGAAAGATTTTCGCGGCAAGGGTGTTTTGTTGAATTTTTGGGGATCGTGGTGCGAACCGTGCAAAGAGGAAATGCCGTTTTTGAACGCCGTTGCCCAAGAAGATATGGAAGGCATCGTCATTCTCGGCATCAACGATAATGAACCGCGTTATACGGTAAAACAATTTGTACAGCGGAATCACATCCAATTTCCGATCTTGCTCGATATCGACCAAGTGGTCACAAGCGCCTATAACATCGGTCCGCTTCCCACGACGTTTTTCATCAACGCCGACGGAGAAATCGTCGACAAAGTCGTCGGACAAATGCCGAATCCTGAATTCATCAAAAACAAATTGAAAAAAATCCAACCTTAG